The following proteins are encoded in a genomic region of Montipora foliosa isolate CH-2021 chromosome 10, ASM3666993v2, whole genome shotgun sequence:
- the LOC137973293 gene encoding TNF receptor-associated factor 2-like, with protein MPGYQLANRDKSKIDAKYFCSYCGLLLLDAMQTSCGHFYCSSCLGNLIDQVLMVMVCRVDKQQLHGNEVFADKFMRREVEATVVFCTFTDDGCTWKGEVRHLEDHTSGCEYLKVPCVHTECDWTGEKALLPEHLEIECDFRLVPCEFCHSSVVSRKMKDHQDNECPVFPIDCDKCNKARIPRGKLADHQNPIMGDCEGIQGPCPFSQIGCSKTEVLSQKEKKEHLIHENIHHNVLVLQFALRVSGEMESFLRSDPRNVSTRQQIFANYDNVIQDILNQIQLHSEVRRNLQEKLLEHSERIASLERKVAAPNISAGSGGASTQSVPDGEGSSISADITRRVINLENKTADHKVLMVENNRTAMETSREAANLRRQLDTVQETTRRTERRMESIEHTLALRNVTFADLEEYVRQQEFSSYDGQLTWKITEFARKRNEAVSGQQVSFYSPCFFTSRYGYKMCARIYLNGDGMGRGSHISVFFVVMRGQYDALLRWPFRQKVTFMLLDQDNVEHVIDAFRPDPSSSSFQRPRWERNIASGYPMFCSIAELNNHAYVRDDTMFLKIVVDTSDLQTVTPDLRDEVPQTP; from the exons ATGCCAGGCTATCAATTAGCAAATCGTGACAAGTCAAAAATTGACGCGAAGTACTTCTGCTCCTACTGTGGACTACTTTTGCTAGATGCCATGCAGACAAGTTGTGGACACTTTTATTGCTCTTCCTGCCTAGGAAATTTAAT tgaCCAAGTTTTAATGGTGATGGTTTGCCGTGTTGATAAACAGCAACTTCATGGAAATGAG GTTTTTGCAGACAAATTTATGCGTCGTGAAGTGGAAGCTACTGTCGTGTTCTGCACTTTTACAGATGATGGATGTACCTGGAAAGGAGAAGTCAGGCATTTAGAG GATCACACGAGTGGCTGCGAATACTTGAAAGTTCCATGTGTACATACTGAGTGTGATTGGACGGGGGAAAAAGCTCTGCTTCCCGAGCACCTGGAAATCGAATGCGACTTTCGGCTAGTGCCTTGTGAATTTTGTCATTCTTCAGTAGTCTCTCGAAAGATGAAG GATCACCAGGACAATGAATGTCCTGTTTTTCCAATTGATTGTGATAAGTGCAATAAAGCAAGAATTCCTCGAGGAAAG CTGGCAGATCATCAAAATCCTATTATGGGAGATTGCGAGGGAATACAAGGTCCGTGTCCATTTTCTCAGATTGGTTGCTCCAAGACTGAG GTCCTCAGTCAAAAGgagaagaaagaacatttgATACATGAGAACATTCATCACAACGTTCTCGTTCTCCAGTTCGCTCTTCGCGTGAGCGGAGAAATGGAGTCCTTCCTGAGATCTGATCCCAGGAATGTGTCTACGAGACAACAAATATTTGCGAACTACGACAATGTTATCCAAGATATCCTTAACCAGATTCAACTACATTCAGAGGTAAGAAGAAATCTACAAGAAAAATTGCTTGAACACAGTGAGAGAATTGCATCGTTGGAGAGAAAAGTGGCGGCACCGAATATATCAGCTGGGTCGGGTGGGGCATCTACTCAAAGTGTTCCTGATGGTGAAGGCAGCTCAATCAGTGCTGATATCACGAGAAGAGTGATAAATCTAGAGAACAAAACTGCAGATCACAAAGTACTTATGGTGGAAAACAATCGCACCGCGATGGAAACAAGTCGAGAAGCTGCCAATCTTAGGAGACAGCTTGATACTGTGCAGGAGACTACACGGAGGACAGAGAGAAGGATGGAATCCATTGAGCACACACTCGCTCTGAGGAACGTCACCTTTGCTGATTTAGAGGAGTACGTGCGACAGCAAGAGTTTTCAAGCTACGACGGCCAGTTGACGTGGAAGATTACCGAATTTGCTCGAAAACGAAATGAAGCCGTGAGTGGCCAACAAGTGTCTTTCTACAGCCCGTGCTTCTTCACCAGTCGCTATGGCTACAAAATGTGCGCACGGATCTATTTGAATGGAGACGGCATGGGGCGAGGCTCACACATCTCGGTGTTCTTTGTTGTCATGCGCGGACAATACGATGCATTACTCCGCTGGCCATTCAGACAGAAGGTGACCTTCATGCTGTTGGATCAAGACAATGTGGAACACGTGATTGATGCCTTCAGACCTGATCCAAGCAGCTCATCTTTCCAGAGACCAAGATGGGAAAGAAACATCGCCAGTGGTTACCCCATGTTCTGTTCCATCGCGGAATTGAATAATCATGCATATGTGCGTGACGACACCATGTTTCTCAAGATAGTTGTTGATACCTCTGATTTACAAACAGTAACTCCTGATTTGCGAGACGAGGTTCCTCAAACCCCGTGA